One window of the Musa acuminata AAA Group cultivar baxijiao unplaced genomic scaffold, Cavendish_Baxijiao_AAA HiC_scaffold_1133, whole genome shotgun sequence genome contains the following:
- the LOC104000976 gene encoding protein REDUCED CHLOROPLAST COVERAGE 1-like produces MSSPGVESKHEDAVAKKQLFVSQQSKGTAEQKVASFSEDVREINTEAEDGWQPVQRPRSIGGSSQQIKHQRTSTWKTYNYQMNDVPSETVQSKPQFSYLNNGYYLLKKKIVIPGSFNDNLNMQVQSPDTRSGQKAYKAVTYRVKSVPSSTNPEISHNSWSAVERTTSPLDAHAPYYRHDSQVLENQKNLIGGVSEPRNNLVHSFSNSPSYKDVALAPPGTIAKIHSRKFQENMPLEQELSIGGNASEIKESFLAEEHTENAAELSEISNITQDKDTVQDAFLDSDKKVEVDHEEERKEDCETEQLLEPSSSDLEVASCSSMLTKNIIDNCVSSNEVQGVEQNENHDQNLSTNTSDRKKSECPITAESKEDNHDEASCTNVGISSYSSLHQFNFKKVLIPEKTGGDYPTMELPPSNYDGREVSSKKLSASAAPFSPFPATVLGPVPVTVGLPPNGTISAVTPWPLSARLHASPTAVMPMVPPICTSPHHPYPSSPRPSHILRPLPFIYPPYTQPQVIPNTTFAMNGNIFHGNHYPWQCNIGANVPDFAPGSVWSGSHPVDFSSLPPIISPTSESVLEPIITSHLRTDVSLDLPSDNNTEEGTKTEENNEISQIIDICKPLDGNWLEKRESEESHRNNTKITDLESETVFRQDAQHSGGRHVFRSSKKYEGEGSFSIYIKGRNRRKQTLKLPISLLNRPYGSQSFKVIYSRVVRGSDVISATDISSSENVTSD; encoded by the coding sequence ATGAGTAGTCCAGGTGTTGAGTCAAAACATGAAGATGCTGTTGCCAAAAAGCAGTTATTTGTTTCTCAACAATCTAAAGGAACAGCAGAGCAAAAGGTTGCTTCTTTTAGTGAAGATGTAAGAGAGATAAATACAGAAGCAGAAGATGGTTGGCAACCTGTTCAAAGACCAAGGTCCATCGGAGGTTCAAGCCAGCAAATCAAGCATCAACGCACAAGCACCTGGAAAACCTACAACTATCAGATGAATGATGTTCCTAGTGAAACTGTTCAATCCAAGCCACAGTTTTCTTATTTAAATAATGGGTATTATTTGCTTAAGAAAAAGATAGTTATTCCTGGAAGCTTTAATGACAATCTTAACATGCAAGTTCAGTCACCAGACACCAGATCTGGTCAGAAGGCGTATAAGGCTGTAACTTATCGGGTGAAGTCAGTGCCTTCATCCACCAATCCTGAGATCAGTCATAACTCTTGGAGTGCTGTCGAAAGAACGACTTCCCCATTAGATGCTCATGCACCCTATTATCGCCATGATAGCCAGGTATTAGAGAATCAGAAGAACCTAATAGGTGGTGTCTCTGAGCCTCGCAACAATTTGGTTCATAGTTTTAGTAATTCTCCATCATATAAAGATGTAGCACTGGCACCTCCAGGAACAATTGCCAAGATACATAGCCGAAAGTTTCAGGAGAATATGCCATTGGAACAAGAGTTGTCTATTGGTGGCAATGCATCTGAAATAAAGGAATCATTTTTGGCCGAGGAACATACAGAAAATGCTGCAGAGCTATCTGAGATATCTAACATAACCCAAGATAAGGACACTGTCCAGGATGCGTTTTTAGACTCAGATAAAAAAGTTGAAGTTgatcatgaagaagaaagaaaggaagattgtGAAACAGAACAATTACTAGAACCATCATCTTCTGATTTGGAAGTGGCATCTTGTAGTAGCATGCTCACCAAGAATATCATTGACAATTGTGTATCTAGCAATGAGGTTCAAGGAGTTGAGCAAAATGAGAATCATGATCAGAATTTGTCAACAAATACATCTGATAGGAAAAAATCTGAGTGTCCCATCACTGCAGAAAGCAAAGAAGATAATCATGACGAAGCCTCATGTACCAATGTTGGTATCAGTTCTTACTCTAGTCTCCATCAATTCAATTTCAAGAAGGTTCTCATCCCTGAGAAAACAGGTGGTGATTATCCCACGATGGAACTACCACCTTCTAATTATGATGGGAGAGAGGTATCTAGCAAGAAGCTGTCTGCATCTGCTGCACCGTTTAGCCCTTTCCCTGCTACAGTACTTGGTCCTGTTCCTGTAACTGTTGGTCTTCCTCCTAATGGTACAATTTCTGCAGTTACACCATGGCCATTGAGTGCCCGTCTGCATGCTTCACCCACGGCTGTAATGCCAATGGTGCCTCCTATTTGTACCTCACCGCATCATCCTTATCCTTCTTCACCTAGGCCTTCGCACATTCTACGTCCCTTGCCATTTATATATCCACCATATACCCAACCTCAAGTCATTCCAAATACCACTTTTGCTATGAACGGTAACATATTTCATGGAAACCATTATCCATGGCAGTGCAACATTGGTGCAAACGTTCCTGACTTTGCGCCAGGATCAGTATGGTCTGGTTCTCATCCTGTGGACTTCTCATCTTTGCCACCCATCATTAGTCCAACTTCTGAATCCGTGTTGGAACCAATTATAACATCTCATTTAAGAACTGATGTGAGTCTAGACCTTCCATCGGATAACAATACTGAAGAAGGGACCAAAACAGAAGAGAATAATGAGATATCCCAGATTATAGACATTTGTAAACCGCTGGATGGTAACTGGTTAGAGAAACGGGAATCTGAAGAATCTCACAGAAATAATACAAAAATTACCGACTTGGAATCTGAGACGGTTTTCAGACAAGATGCACAGCATAGTGGTGGAAGGCATGTCTTCAGGAGTAGCAAAAAGTATGAGGGTGAGGGAAGCTTTAGCATATACATCAAGGGTAGAAATCGCCGTAAACAGACACTAAAGCTGCCTATAAGTTTGCTCAATAGGCCATATGGATCACAGTCATTTAAAGTTATATATAGCAGAGTAGTAAGAGGAAGTGATGTTATAAGTGCAACAGATATATCTTCCAGTGAAAATGTTACTTCCGACTAG